Proteins encoded together in one Rhizobacter sp. J219 window:
- the leuS gene encoding leucine--tRNA ligase → MNPDFKPTEIERAAQAAWKAADAYRVTEDASKEKFYACSMLPYPSGKLHMGHVRNYTINDMLTRQLRMKGMNVLMPMGWDAFGLPAENAAIKNKVPPAKWTYDNIAYMKGQMQAMGLAIDWSREIATCSPDYYRWNQWLFLKMLKAGIAERRTQVVNWDPVDQTVLANEQVIDGKGWRSGAPVEKREIPGYYLNITKYADELLEHVTHKLPGWPERVKLMQENWIGKSEGVRFAFTHSIAGSDGKLIQDGKLYVFTTRADTIMGVTFAAVAPEHPLAAHAALANPAVAAFIEECKTGGTTEAELATQEKKGVPTGLTVSHPITGEAVPVWVGNYVLMSYGDGAVMGVPAHDERDFAFAKKYGIDILEVVHVDGEHYSYDHWQDWYADKQRGVTINSDNFSGLKYQDAVNAVAKALHAKGLGEKKTTWRLRDWGISRQRYWGTPIPIIHCDEHGPVPVPERDLPVVLPEDVVPDGSGNPLNKNEAFLACKCPVCGKPARRETDTMDTFVDSSWYFMRYCDAKNDRAMVGAGTQYWMPMDQYIGGIEHAILHLLYARFWTKVMRDLGLVKVDEPFTKLLTQGMVLNEAFSRTDGGKDYYWAHELDIVRDEHAHVLSATLKADGKPVTYEGWTTMSKSKNNGVDPQDLIERYGADTARLFVMFASPPEQTLEWNDAGVDGAHRFLRRVWNFAVKNAEALRATGDTTGSDGPEAKALRREVHTVLKQISYDYERMQYNTVVSGAMKLLNALEGFKVGAPAVIREAFGILLRALYPACPHITWQLWQDLGYATVHGDLLDAPWPQVDEAALVQDEIELMLQVNGKLRGAIKVPAAADKAAIEAAALASPDFVKFAEGKSPKKIIIVPGRLVNVVVG, encoded by the coding sequence ATGAACCCCGACTTCAAGCCCACCGAGATCGAGCGCGCCGCCCAGGCCGCGTGGAAAGCCGCCGACGCCTACCGCGTGACCGAAGACGCGAGCAAGGAGAAGTTCTACGCCTGCTCGATGCTGCCGTACCCCAGCGGCAAGCTGCACATGGGCCATGTGCGCAACTACACCATCAACGACATGCTCACGCGCCAGCTGCGCATGAAGGGCATGAATGTGCTGATGCCCATGGGCTGGGACGCCTTCGGCCTGCCCGCGGAGAACGCCGCCATCAAGAACAAGGTGCCGCCGGCCAAGTGGACCTACGACAACATCGCCTACATGAAGGGCCAGATGCAGGCGATGGGCCTGGCCATCGACTGGAGCCGCGAGATCGCCACCTGCTCGCCCGACTACTACCGCTGGAACCAGTGGCTGTTCCTCAAGATGCTGAAGGCCGGCATCGCCGAGCGCCGCACCCAGGTGGTGAACTGGGACCCGGTCGACCAGACCGTGCTGGCCAACGAGCAGGTGATCGACGGCAAGGGCTGGCGCTCGGGCGCGCCGGTCGAGAAGCGCGAGATCCCCGGCTACTACCTCAACATCACCAAGTACGCCGATGAGCTGCTGGAGCACGTGACGCACAAGCTCCCGGGCTGGCCCGAGCGTGTGAAGCTGATGCAGGAGAACTGGATCGGCAAGAGCGAAGGCGTGCGCTTCGCCTTCACGCACAGCATCGCCGGCAGTGACGGCAAGCTGATCCAGGACGGCAAGCTCTACGTCTTCACCACGCGCGCCGACACCATCATGGGCGTGACCTTCGCCGCGGTTGCGCCCGAGCACCCGCTCGCCGCGCATGCGGCCCTCGCCAATCCGGCCGTGGCGGCGTTCATCGAGGAATGCAAGACCGGTGGCACCACCGAAGCCGAGCTCGCCACGCAAGAGAAGAAGGGCGTGCCCACGGGCCTCACCGTCTCGCACCCGATCACCGGCGAAGCGGTGCCGGTGTGGGTGGGCAACTACGTGCTGATGAGCTACGGCGATGGCGCGGTGATGGGCGTGCCGGCGCACGATGAGCGCGACTTCGCCTTCGCCAAGAAGTACGGCATCGACATCCTCGAGGTCGTGCACGTCGACGGCGAGCACTACAGCTACGACCACTGGCAGGACTGGTACGCCGACAAGCAGCGCGGCGTCACCATCAACTCCGACAACTTCAGCGGCTTGAAGTACCAGGACGCGGTGAATGCGGTGGCCAAGGCGCTCCACGCCAAGGGCCTGGGCGAGAAGAAGACCACCTGGCGCCTGCGCGACTGGGGCATCAGCCGCCAGCGCTACTGGGGCACGCCGATCCCCATCATCCATTGCGACGAACACGGCCCGGTGCCGGTGCCCGAGCGCGACCTGCCGGTGGTGCTGCCCGAAGACGTGGTGCCCGACGGCAGCGGCAACCCGCTCAACAAGAACGAAGCCTTCCTCGCGTGCAAGTGCCCGGTCTGCGGCAAGCCCGCACGCCGCGAGACCGACACGATGGACACCTTCGTCGACAGCTCGTGGTACTTCATGCGCTACTGCGACGCGAAGAACGACCGCGCGATGGTCGGCGCCGGCACGCAGTACTGGATGCCAATGGACCAGTACATCGGCGGCATCGAGCACGCGATCCTGCACCTCTTGTACGCCCGCTTCTGGACCAAGGTGATGCGTGACCTCGGCCTCGTGAAGGTCGACGAACCCTTCACCAAGCTGCTGACGCAGGGCATGGTGCTCAACGAAGCCTTCTCGCGCACCGACGGCGGCAAGGACTACTACTGGGCCCACGAGCTCGACATCGTGCGCGACGAGCACGCGCATGTGCTGTCGGCCACGCTCAAGGCCGACGGCAAGCCGGTGACCTACGAGGGCTGGACCACCATGTCCAAGTCCAAGAACAACGGCGTCGACCCGCAGGACCTGATCGAGCGCTACGGCGCCGACACTGCACGCCTCTTCGTCATGTTCGCCTCGCCGCCGGAGCAGACGCTGGAGTGGAACGACGCCGGCGTCGATGGTGCGCATCGCTTCCTGCGGCGTGTGTGGAACTTCGCCGTGAAAAACGCCGAGGCCCTGCGCGCCACCGGTGACACGACCGGCAGCGACGGCCCCGAGGCCAAGGCGCTGCGCCGCGAGGTGCACACCGTGCTCAAGCAGATCAGCTACGACTACGAGCGCATGCAGTACAACACCGTGGTTTCCGGTGCGATGAAACTGCTCAACGCGCTCGAAGGTTTCAAGGTCGGCGCGCCCGCGGTGATCCGCGAGGCCTTCGGCATCCTGCTGCGTGCGCTCTACCCCGCCTGCCCGCACATCACCTGGCAGCTGTGGCAAGACCTCGGCTACGCCACCGTGCATGGCGACCTGCTCGATGCCCCCTGGCCGCAGGTCGACGAAGCCGCGCTGGTGCAGGACGAGATCGAGCTGATGCTGCAGGTCAACGGCAAGCTGCGCGGTGCGATCAAGGTCCCGGCGGCGGCCGACAAGGCGGCGATCGAAGCGGCGGCGCTCGCGAGCCCCGACTTCGTGAAGTTCGCCGAGGGCAAGTCGCCGAAGAAGATCATCATCGTGCCGGGTCGTCTGGTGAACGTGGTGGTCGGGTGA
- a CDS encoding FAD-linked oxidase C-terminal domain-containing protein, whose amino-acid sequence MNTAFAPSQAAQNERVARRAQVVSELTAVLPPHALLWHTEDTVPYECDGLTAYREQPLAVALPETEEQVAAVLRTCHRLQVPVVARGAGTGLSGGAMPHRLGVTLSLAKFNRILKLDPLSRTAVVQCGVRNLAISEAAAPHGLYYAPDPSSQIACTIGGNVAENSGGVHCLKYGLTVHNVLRVRGFTMEGEPVEFGSEALDVPGLDLMALIVGSEGMLAVVTEATVRLVPKPRLARCIMASFDDIRRAGDAVAAIIAAGIIPAGLEMMDKPMVAAVEDFVHAGYDLDAAAILLCESDGTPEEVAEEIGRMQDVLIESGATRMEVSRDEAQRLRFWSGRKNAFPASGRISPDYMCMDSTIPRKRLADILMAIAEMEKKYQLRCVNVFHAGDGNLHPLILFDANDPDQLRRCELFGADILETSVAMGGTVTGEHGVGVEKLASMCVQFSSAERAQMFGVKHAFDPAGLLNPGKVIPTLHRCAEYGKMHVKKGLLPFPDLPRF is encoded by the coding sequence ATGAACACCGCTTTCGCTCCCTCTCAAGCCGCGCAGAACGAACGGGTCGCGCGCCGTGCCCAGGTCGTCTCGGAACTGACCGCCGTGCTGCCACCGCACGCCCTGCTGTGGCACACCGAAGACACCGTGCCCTACGAATGCGACGGCCTCACCGCCTACCGCGAGCAGCCGCTTGCCGTGGCGCTGCCCGAGACCGAGGAGCAAGTCGCCGCCGTGCTGCGCACCTGCCACCGGCTGCAGGTGCCGGTGGTGGCGCGTGGCGCGGGCACTGGCCTGTCGGGCGGGGCGATGCCGCACCGCCTGGGTGTGACGCTGAGCCTGGCCAAGTTCAACCGCATCCTCAAGCTCGACCCGCTGTCGCGCACGGCCGTCGTGCAATGCGGCGTGCGCAACCTCGCGATCAGCGAAGCCGCCGCGCCGCACGGCCTCTACTACGCACCCGACCCGAGCAGCCAGATCGCCTGCACCATCGGTGGCAACGTGGCCGAGAACTCCGGCGGCGTGCACTGCCTGAAGTACGGCCTCACGGTGCACAACGTGCTGCGCGTGCGCGGCTTCACGATGGAGGGCGAGCCCGTCGAGTTCGGCTCCGAGGCCCTGGACGTGCCGGGCCTCGACCTGATGGCGCTGATCGTCGGCAGCGAAGGCATGCTGGCCGTGGTGACCGAGGCGACGGTCAGGCTCGTGCCCAAGCCACGCCTCGCGCGCTGCATCATGGCGAGCTTCGACGACATCCGCCGCGCCGGCGACGCGGTGGCGGCCATCATCGCGGCCGGCATCATCCCGGCGGGCCTGGAGATGATGGACAAGCCGATGGTCGCCGCCGTCGAAGACTTCGTGCACGCCGGCTACGACCTCGACGCCGCCGCCATCCTCTTGTGCGAGAGCGACGGCACGCCGGAAGAAGTCGCCGAGGAGATTGGCCGCATGCAGGATGTGCTGATCGAAAGCGGCGCCACCCGCATGGAAGTGAGCCGCGACGAGGCACAGCGCCTGCGTTTCTGGAGCGGCCGCAAGAACGCCTTTCCCGCCAGCGGTCGCATCAGCCCCGACTACATGTGCATGGACTCGACCATCCCGCGCAAGCGCCTGGCCGACATCCTGATGGCCATCGCCGAGATGGAGAAGAAGTACCAGCTGCGCTGCGTCAACGTCTTCCACGCGGGTGACGGCAACCTGCACCCCTTGATCCTCTTCGATGCCAACGACCCCGACCAGCTGCGCCGCTGCGAATTGTTCGGCGCCGACATCCTGGAGACGAGCGTGGCCATGGGCGGCACGGTGACGGGCGAGCACGGCGTGGGCGTGGAGAAGCTCGCCTCGATGTGCGTGCAGTTCTCGTCGGCCGAACGGGCGCAGATGTTTGGCGTGAAGCACGCCTTCGACCCGGCCGGGCTCCTGAACCCCGGCAAGGTGATCCCTACCCTGCACCGCTGTGCCGAGTACGGGAAGATGCACGTCAAGAAAGGGCTCTTGCCCTTCCCCGACCTGCCACGCTTTTGA
- a CDS encoding FIST N-terminal domain-containing protein, which translates to MKLFAHAHATHPDWRMAVALAAAQIEAQRHDAAGLHIHQPTLGWVYLSDHYAPQAQALLADLQQRWPGVAWVGGVGVGIAANGVEYFDEPAVALMLTDLPREQFSLFSGRKPLRQAPAGFVPAIAQVHADGRTEALDELLRDLSGVTQTGYLFGGLVSARNQPLHIADGVFEGGLSGVAFAPEVALVSRVTQGCQPVGPVRHVTRGERNVVAELDGEPALDCLLRDLGVSDREPREALPRIRETLAGLNDASDDALARPGQFGVDTRVRHIVGIDPARGGVALADDVEPGQQLAWCRRDTEAARRDLTRICAEIREELEPETLTVEAALALQGAQADHAPHPARRMAGAIYVSCLGRGGPHFGAPSAELAIVQRALGDVPLVGFFASGEIARRHLYGYTGVLTVFPAT; encoded by the coding sequence ATGAAACTCTTCGCCCATGCGCACGCGACGCACCCCGACTGGCGCATGGCGGTCGCGCTGGCGGCGGCGCAGATCGAGGCGCAACGGCACGATGCAGCCGGGCTGCACATCCACCAGCCGACGCTCGGCTGGGTCTACTTGAGCGACCACTACGCGCCGCAGGCGCAGGCGCTGCTGGCCGACCTGCAGCAGCGCTGGCCCGGCGTGGCCTGGGTGGGCGGCGTGGGCGTGGGCATCGCGGCCAATGGCGTCGAATACTTCGACGAACCGGCGGTGGCGCTGATGCTCACCGACCTGCCTCGCGAGCAGTTCAGCCTCTTCTCCGGGCGCAAGCCGCTGCGCCAGGCGCCGGCGGGCTTCGTGCCGGCCATCGCGCAAGTGCATGCCGACGGCCGCACCGAGGCCCTCGACGAACTGCTGCGCGACCTGAGCGGCGTCACCCAGACCGGTTACCTCTTCGGCGGCCTCGTCTCGGCGCGGAACCAGCCGCTGCACATTGCCGATGGTGTGTTCGAAGGAGGCCTCTCGGGCGTGGCCTTCGCGCCCGAGGTGGCGCTGGTGTCGCGCGTCACCCAAGGCTGCCAGCCGGTCGGGCCGGTGCGCCACGTGACCCGCGGCGAGCGCAACGTGGTGGCCGAACTCGACGGCGAGCCGGCGCTCGACTGCCTGCTGCGCGACCTGGGCGTGAGCGACCGCGAGCCGCGCGAGGCGCTGCCGCGCATCCGCGAGACGCTCGCCGGTCTGAACGACGCCAGCGACGACGCGCTCGCGCGGCCGGGGCAGTTCGGTGTCGACACCCGGGTGCGCCACATCGTCGGCATCGACCCGGCGCGCGGCGGTGTGGCCCTGGCCGACGACGTCGAGCCCGGCCAGCAACTCGCCTGGTGCCGCCGCGACACCGAAGCCGCACGGCGCGACCTCACGCGCATCTGCGCCGAGATCCGCGAGGAGCTGGAGCCCGAGACGCTGACGGTCGAGGCGGCGCTCGCGCTGCAAGGCGCGCAGGCCGACCACGCCCCGCACCCGGCGCGGCGCATGGCCGGGGCGATCTACGTGAGCTGCCTGGGGCGTGGCGGGCCGCATTTCGGGGCGCCCTCGGCGGAGTTGGCGATCGTGCAGCGCGCGCTCGGTGACGTGCCGCTGGTCGGCTTCTTCGCGTCCGGCGAGATCGCGCGCCGGCATCTCTATGGCTACACCGGCGTGTTGACGGTCTTTCCTGCCACATGA
- a CDS encoding PhaM family polyhydroxyalkanoate granule multifunctional regulatory protein, translating into MADTAANFTKLVPGFDFLQGLVKNAGSALPNIGQWVAPTLNPEELEKRIEELRTVQFWLEQNARMLGATIQALEVQRMTLTTLKTMNVQMNDLRDSLTIRPAAAPAPEAKPAGKAAAKSSRAKGAPPPPPAPPAVDPMQWWGALTKQFTELATSAMKDSATDAAKNLAGAMLKQSVDAAGQTIKAAASTPGKVVRKAASAARKRAPAKAP; encoded by the coding sequence ATGGCCGACACCGCTGCCAACTTCACCAAGCTCGTTCCGGGCTTCGACTTCCTGCAGGGTCTGGTCAAGAACGCCGGCTCCGCGCTGCCCAACATCGGCCAGTGGGTGGCACCCACGCTCAACCCCGAAGAGCTGGAAAAGCGCATCGAGGAGCTGCGCACCGTGCAGTTCTGGCTGGAGCAGAACGCTCGCATGCTGGGCGCCACCATCCAGGCGCTGGAAGTGCAGCGCATGACGCTCACCACCCTCAAGACGATGAACGTGCAGATGAATGACCTGCGCGATTCGCTCACCATCCGGCCTGCGGCCGCCCCTGCGCCCGAGGCCAAGCCGGCGGGCAAGGCGGCCGCCAAGTCCTCGCGCGCCAAGGGTGCACCGCCGCCACCGCCCGCGCCGCCGGCGGTCGACCCGATGCAATGGTGGGGGGCGCTCACCAAGCAGTTCACCGAGCTTGCCACCTCCGCGATGAAAGACAGCGCCACCGACGCCGCCAAGAACCTGGCCGGCGCGATGCTCAAGCAGTCGGTCGACGCTGCCGGCCAGACGATCAAGGCCGCCGCGTCGACGCCGGGCAAAGTGGTGCGCAAGGCCGCGAGTGCGGCGCGCAAACGGGCGCCCGCCAAGGCGCCCTGA
- a CDS encoding TraB/GumN family protein, giving the protein MRRVARWLALLGAALALQAHAQPPTADCPPTAAPGAEALARAGEQPRDRGFLWRIRKDGRSSWLYGTIHVGRLEWLVPGPQVSQALRDSDVAAFELDFSDSSLLQRLQEGLAAAARDPAAPALPEDLALRLRRQLELACAPMALEQALPPEMLGATLAVMAGRRDGLDAHYAIDPALAQWARREGKEVVSLETPEQQIGLMRSSSASELRENLDRMLRDLEQGRVRPLLRRVAGAWEQGRAAELAGYRRWCDCARTPQERKALKALLDDRNGPMAERIDALHRGGKTVFAAVGSLHLFGPAALPKLMAARGYQVTRVELQR; this is encoded by the coding sequence ATGAGGCGTGTCGCGCGCTGGCTGGCGCTCCTCGGCGCCGCACTCGCCCTGCAGGCCCACGCGCAGCCGCCGACGGCCGACTGCCCGCCCACGGCCGCCCCCGGCGCCGAAGCGCTGGCCCGCGCCGGCGAACAGCCGCGCGACCGCGGCTTCCTCTGGCGCATCCGCAAGGACGGTCGCAGCTCGTGGCTGTACGGCACCATCCACGTCGGGCGGCTGGAGTGGCTGGTCCCGGGCCCCCAGGTGAGCCAGGCCCTGCGTGACAGCGACGTGGCCGCCTTCGAACTCGACTTCTCTGACAGCAGCCTGCTGCAGCGCCTGCAGGAAGGCCTGGCCGCTGCGGCGCGCGACCCGGCCGCGCCCGCGTTGCCCGAAGACTTGGCCCTGCGCCTGCGCCGCCAGCTGGAGCTGGCCTGTGCGCCGATGGCGCTGGAACAGGCCCTGCCGCCTGAAATGCTGGGCGCCACGCTGGCGGTGATGGCCGGCCGCCGCGACGGGCTCGATGCCCACTACGCCATCGACCCGGCGCTCGCGCAGTGGGCGCGGCGCGAGGGCAAGGAGGTCGTCTCGCTCGAAACACCCGAGCAGCAGATCGGGCTGATGCGCAGCAGCTCGGCCTCCGAGCTGCGCGAGAACCTCGACCGGATGCTGCGCGACCTCGAACAGGGCCGCGTGCGCCCGCTGCTGCGGCGGGTGGCTGGCGCCTGGGAGCAGGGGCGTGCGGCCGAGCTGGCGGGCTACCGCCGCTGGTGCGACTGCGCCCGCACGCCGCAGGAGCGCAAGGCGCTCAAGGCCCTGCTCGACGACCGCAACGGCCCGATGGCCGAGCGTATCGACGCGCTGCATCGCGGCGGCAAGACGGTGTTTGCGGCGGTCGGCAGCCTGCATCTGTTCGGGCCGGCGGCGCTGCCGAAGCTGATGGCCGCACGCGGCTACCAGGTGACCCGCGTCGAGCTGCAGCGCTGA
- a CDS encoding TIGR02281 family clan AA aspartic protease encodes MKEFPHTLKIATVWLVVGLVVFLGFRYFEHERQRSSFQVTRNGVIEIRRGPDGHYHWPGAINGLAVDFLIDTGATSTAMSQAMARQLSLPPLRSVQSHTAGGVVMGELVRADVVLQGGVRIERLAITALAGLDERPLLGMDVMGRLRWQQRDGVLSIHTEASP; translated from the coding sequence ATGAAGGAGTTCCCCCACACGCTGAAGATCGCCACCGTCTGGCTGGTGGTCGGGCTGGTGGTGTTCCTGGGCTTCCGCTACTTCGAGCATGAGCGCCAGCGCTCCAGCTTCCAGGTCACCCGCAACGGCGTGATCGAGATCCGCCGCGGGCCCGATGGCCACTACCACTGGCCGGGCGCCATCAACGGCCTGGCGGTCGACTTCCTGATCGACACCGGCGCCACCAGCACCGCGATGTCGCAGGCGATGGCGCGCCAGTTGTCGCTGCCGCCCCTGCGCAGCGTGCAGAGCCACACGGCCGGCGGCGTGGTGATGGGCGAGCTGGTGCGTGCCGACGTGGTGCTGCAAGGCGGGGTGCGCATCGAGCGCCTGGCGATCACCGCGCTCGCAGGGCTCGACGAACGCCCGCTGCTCGGCATGGATGTGATGGGCCGCCTGCGCTGGCAGCAGCGCGATGGGGTGCTGTCCATCCACACCGAGGCCTCGCCATGA
- a CDS encoding fumarylacetoacetate hydrolase family protein — MKLASYKDGSRDGQLVVVSRDLSMAHYANGIATRLQQVLDDWNFLSPQLEDLYTSLNHGRARHAFPFDPKMCMAPLPRAYQWADGSAFINHVELVRKARNAEVPESFYTDPLMYQGGSDDFLGPCDDIVVPSEKMGIDFEAEVAVITGDVPMGATPDEALEGIRLLMLANDVSLRNLIPAELAKGFGFFQSKPATAFSPVAVTLDEVGGAWKGGRLHLPLQSTWNGKRVGLCDAGPEMTFHFGQLIAHICKTRNVRAGSIVGSGTVSNKDWTHGYSCVAEKRAIETIEHGEPKTEFMKYGDTIRIEMKGIDGQTVFGAIDQSVRAPIQ; from the coding sequence ATGAAACTTGCAAGCTACAAAGACGGTTCGCGCGACGGGCAGCTGGTGGTCGTCTCGCGCGATCTCTCGATGGCGCACTACGCCAATGGCATCGCCACCCGCCTGCAGCAGGTGCTCGACGACTGGAACTTTCTCTCGCCGCAGCTCGAAGACCTCTACACCTCGCTTAACCACGGCCGCGCGCGCCATGCCTTCCCCTTCGACCCGAAGATGTGCATGGCTCCGCTGCCGCGCGCCTACCAGTGGGCCGATGGCTCGGCCTTCATCAACCATGTGGAGCTGGTGCGCAAGGCGCGCAACGCCGAGGTGCCCGAAAGCTTCTACACCGACCCGCTGATGTACCAGGGCGGTAGCGACGACTTCCTCGGCCCCTGCGACGACATCGTGGTGCCCAGCGAAAAGATGGGCATCGACTTCGAGGCCGAGGTGGCGGTCATCACCGGCGACGTGCCGATGGGCGCCACGCCCGACGAGGCGCTCGAAGGCATCCGCCTCTTGATGCTCGCCAACGACGTGAGCCTGCGCAACCTCATCCCCGCTGAACTGGCCAAGGGTTTCGGCTTCTTCCAGAGCAAGCCCGCCACCGCCTTCAGCCCGGTCGCGGTGACGCTCGACGAGGTGGGCGGCGCCTGGAAAGGCGGCCGCCTGCACCTGCCGCTGCAAAGCACCTGGAATGGCAAGCGTGTGGGCCTGTGCGACGCCGGCCCCGAGATGACCTTCCACTTCGGCCAGTTGATCGCCCACATCTGCAAGACGCGCAACGTGCGCGCCGGCAGCATTGTCGGCAGCGGCACGGTGAGCAACAAGGACTGGACCCACGGCTATTCGTGCGTGGCCGAGAAGCGCGCCATCGAGACCATCGAGCACGGCGAGCCCAAGACCGAGTTCATGAAGTACGGCGACACCATTCGCATCGAGATGAAGGGCATCGACGGGCAGACGGTGTTCGGTGCGATCGACCAGTCGGTGCGCGCGCCGATCCAATGA